Part of the Methanobacterium paludis genome is shown below.
ATGTAGTAAAAACATAAAATTTCTTATGATAAAAAAAGGGAAAAGAAGGAAGATAGCATGGGGCATCACTGGAAGTGGTGAGAAATTAGTTGAAACAGTGGAAATCATGGAAAAAATGAAGGAAAAATATAAAAAAGAATTTGATGTAAGGGTTTTCGTTTCAAAGGCAGGGGACCAGGTGTTGAAGTACTACAACTTATCCAATACGCTTGAAACAATATTTGACAAAACTTGGACTGAAATAAATGCTAATGCACCATTTTTAGCCGGCCAAATACAGCTTGGAAGTTTTGAATTCTTACTTCTGGCTCCTGCTACTTCTAACACTGTTGCAAAAATTTCGTTGCGTATAGCAGATACTCTACTTACAAATGCAGCTATTATGGGTCAAAAAACATCAACACCCATTTACATAATGCCCACAGACTTTCGAGAGGGAACAGTGACCACTAAACTCCCAAACGGGCGTGATCTCGATCTTAAGATAACCCGGGCGGATGCTGAACATGTTGAAAAGCTGGCAGGTATGGAAAATACATTTGTATTTGAATATCCCGATGATATTCCCATAATTTTCAAAAAATATTCTGTTTAAGAGGTTAAGGAATAGATTATGTATTAAATTAACTTTCTTAAATGTTGCACTGTAACACCGAATTTATACCATCCTTCCTCTTCTTCCTCGTTTATGGGAGAAACACCCCTGAAATAGTGCTCAATTTCACCAGTACCTGCTATATTCATGTATAAAGGTTCCATGTCATCTATATTGTCAAAAAATTCATAAATATCCTTTAAATTTTCTTTTGGAGCTCTGAAATTTATTACCAACAATCCCTGACCTTTATCTTGAAGTTTAACATATTCATCACTTACTTCAAACTCATCTTCACCTGTTCTCTTATTTCCACCACTTCTACGAAAAAGCACAGTTGATTCTCCCATAATTAACCCCCTTCTTAACCATTGGATTTTTTTATCTGATAATATTTTTGTAGCTAAAAGTATAAATTTTTTTCACAGAAACTTTCAGTGTTGAAAAAAGAAGGTCTATGGGGCTTTATTAAATAAAAAAATAGTGAATTTATAGGTTTATTATCCTAAAATTGAAGGTTTTAGTATCGGTCAGAATTTGTAACCGATGCTTCTAAGGAAGGCTTTCCTCTGATTCACGTCTTCTTCAGTTTCAATTCCTTTAGGTATAAATCCATCTACAACTCCAATTATGCCTCTACCCTGCTCCGTTTCAACTATTAAAACTTCAACGGGGTTAGATGTGGCACAAAATAGGTTTACAACTTCTGGCACGCTTTTTATACGTTGTGTGACGTTGATTGGAAAGGCATTTTTGAGGTATATGAGAAACGAGTGTCCGCACCCGATTTCAAGCATCTTGTTGCTGGCAATTTTCACCAGCTCTTTGTTGTTGCCAGCACATCTTACAAGACAGTCGCCTGATGCCTCTCCAAAAGCGATACCAAACTCTGCCTGGGGAACTGTGTTAAAAATAGCTTCATAAAGGTCTTCAACTGTTTTTATGAAATGGCTCTGTCCAAGGATTATGTTGCAGTCATCTGGAACCTCTAATTTAACAATTTTAATTTCTAAATCCATTAAAACTCCTCCATGCTTAATATGATCCTTAAGGTAATTTAATTTAACTTCGCATAATCCAAGATATCTGTGATTGGGATGTGATGTAAATAAGCAGTTTTAAAAACAGTTTTAAAAACAGTTTTTAAGGGTTTTAATCAGTATTTAGCTAGATTTTGGACAGTTTTTAAGCATATCCCAAGTCAAATGTAAATCCAATTCTTATAAAAAAAGATTAATATTATCTAGGAGTAGACATGAAACACTAGAACACGAAACAATTCCCATCATGTAAAAGTAATCCTGAATTCGGTCCTTCCTTCAGTTATAAGTTCTAATTCCCCGTCAATTTGGTCTGTTAGGCTTGTTATTAAACGCATTCCTAAAGTATCTGTATTTCTAAAGTCCATATCTTCCGGGAAACCTATACCTGTATCAATCACAGTTAAAACGTTTTCATCATTATTATTTCTAAAAAAACCGATTTCTATTTCTCCATGCATCCCTTTGGGAAATGCATGTTTCACTGAGTTGGTCACAAGTTCGTTTAAAATGAGTCCGCAGGGGATTGCTGTGTTTATGTCCAGTAATATACTGTCAACATTTATTTTAAGCTTAATAACGGTTATATTTACTCCATATGAGCTGAACAGTCCTGATGCCAGGTTTTTGATGTAATCCCCAAAGTTGATGCGTGCAAAGTTTTCTGATTGGTATAATTTTTCATGGATCATTGCCATGGATTTAACCCTATTTTGACTTTCTTTAAAAACATTCTGAGCTTCTTTATCTTCAATGTAACCAGACTGAAGGTTCAGGAGGCTTGAGACAATTTGGAGGTTGTTTTTAACACGGTGGTGGATTTCCTTTAAGAGAACATCCTTCTCTTCAAGGGAAGCTTTTATCTGTGCTTCTGTTTTTTTGTGATGTGTTATGTCTCTGGTTGTTGTCAGGAATGCAAAGGGTTCTCCGTCAATGTTTTTAATAAGTGTTGCATTTAATTCTCCTATAAACTGTTTACCATCCTTTTTCTTCATAATGTACTCTAAATTTCTTAAAATGCCCCTTTGGATGGTTTTTTGCATGTCTAAACCGGCTTTTTGGTGGTCTTCAGGGGTTATTAATTCAAGGATGTTTTTCCCAAGCAGTTCATCAGGGGTTTCATATTCGTGCATTTCAAGGGCTCTTGGGGATAAGTAGGTAATTTTACCTGCCATATCTGTTGTAACAACAGAATCAGGGTCTGTTTTTACCAAAGTTTTGTAGAGTTCCTCAGTTTTGTGAAGCGCCGTCATCATATTTTTCTTTTCAGTTAAATCACTTCCAATACATACAATTCCAAGTGGCTCATCGTCTATGATTTTAATACCTGATACAGACAGGAGTACGGGTATAATTTTGTTATTTTTTGCCTTTAATTTGGTTTCAAAAGTTTTTACGTCTCCATTTTCCATCTGATCTTCATTTAAATTTTTTAAAATCTTATCTAACGTTTTTTCATCCTTAAAAATAAATTGTAATGGTTTACCCTTAATTTTTTCTTCAGAGTATCCTAAAAGTTTTAAAGATGCGTTGTTCACTGTTACTATCCTTTTTTTAGGGTTTAATATGATAAGGAAGTTAGACATGGTGGCTATTATTTTATCTGCAGCCATTGCAGGTGTAAGAATAGGGAAATGATACTTATAGATTCCGTAAGCAATAAACAGGAGTCCTATAGTTATACTTGTCATTGTGAGTTCTGGAACTCTTATTGATACCAATGGGAAAATAAGATCGCTTATTAAGCTAATAATTAGGGGAATGTAGAGACCTATGAATATGTACTTGGTCTGCTTTTTTTCCATGGGTTTTGTGGTCTTCGAGTAATATAAGAAGAATAGGGCGGCAGCTGTGAACCCTCCAAACATACTCCATAGACTCATTATCCCAAATAAAGTTGGATCAAATGGCACGGTGTAGGTCCAACCCCAATATTCTCTTAAAGCTCCGTTTATGATTAGATCAGTTGTGAGTCCCAGCCCCGAGAGTATTATGGCGGGTAGATACACCAGGTAAATCATTTTACTTTTAAGGAAGTCGCGTTTTTCTGTGAAGATTAATGCTATATGCAGCAGTAAAGCAGGTACAAATGGCCATAAGGTACTTAATTTTAACCAGAAGTAAGCGGTGCTTGCATTTTCAGCCTGCCGATATCCAAATTCTGTGAAAGCCAGAAATCCAACAAATATACATAAAATTGCAATCAGCTTATTTAGTTGGCTTTTAGGATTCTTGTAGTAAATGAAGTTCCCTAAAAAGATGCATATCACCGATGCGAGCAGAGATATGACGGCATATATGTTCATAGTGTGTCCTCAATTAAAACTAAAATCACAGGTTAAACTTGCAAGTTTTCCATTTAGTATCATTGTTACTGTTTTATCTGTTAATTTTATTCATGCTTTGTTATTCATTCTTATTTAAAAAAGATTATTGTAGTTTATACAGTATAAATCATATAATATAAACTTTATTTAACTTCTCCTAGAATAAAAAAAATTTTCTAACGATAATGTTCTACGATCATTATATATATCAGATTTTCATAAATTGTCATTAACAATCATTATAATTTAATCCTTTTTGTATTATTTAATGATCAAAAATAGGAACAAATGAGAATACAATATTATTGGGTAGAACTAATATGTTTTAAAAAATTAAAAAACAACAAACAGGAAAACAGATGATCTATGAGATCATCTTTGTATTGTTGCTTGATGAATTGAATTTACCAAAGTATTAAACTCGGTAAAAAATAAGCCAAAGACTGGGTTTTGAATTAAATTGTCAAACCATCAAAAAATATAGTAGGAATGCCATAATTATAACAATCAAATATAAAATTCATATATTAAATTCACATTGTCATTTTGAGAGCTAGATGAGGTTTCAACATGAAAGAAAAAATGAGAGAAATTGCTTTACGTATTTCAGAGTTGAGAGAACTGTCTGAAATTGGTGCCGAGGAGATGGCACAATATCTGAACATACCAATTGAAACTTACAAACAGTATGAAGATGGGATCTATGACATCCCTGCAAGTATTCTGTATGAAATTGCCCACAAGTTGAATGTGGACATGGGCCTTTTACTTACCGGTGAAGAAACCAGAATGCATATATTCACCGTGACAAGGAAGGGGAAGGGTGTCAAGGTTGATAGGAGAAAACAGTACAAGTACGAGAACCTCGCCGAAAAATTCATTCACAAAAAAGCGGAGCCATTCGTTGTGACAGTTGAACCTAGAGCTGATGGCAGCAAACCATCAACCAACTCACATCCCGGTCAGGAGTTTAACTATGTTATAATGGGCTCTTTGAAGTTGTACATTCACGAAAATGAGATAATACTCGAAAAAGGAGACTCAGTATTTTTTGATTCAACATATGAACATGCAATGGAAGCATTAAACAATAAAACTGCTAAATTCCTTGCAATAGTGATGTAAAAATTCTTGCAATTAATAAAATCATTAAATGGAAAGTGGTATTGATGTCACATTTACTGAATAAATTTGTTCCAAAAACTGAATTTGAATCATATAAAGATTTTAAAGAGAATTTCAGGATAGAATTTCCCGAAAACTTCAACTTCGCCTTTGACGTTGTTGATGAATATGCCAGTAAGTACCCTGAGAAGGTTGGCCTTGTCTGGTGTGATGATGATCAGGAGAAGATCTTCACCTTCAGGGACCTTAAAAATTACAGCAACAAAACAGCCAACTTCCTCAGGCAATGCGGAGTAGAAAAGGGTGACAGAGTTATTTTAACCCTTAAAAGTCGATATGAGTTCTGGTTCTGCCTGTTGGCCTTGCACAAGTTAGGGGCAATAGCAATCCCTGCAACTCACATGCTAAAAACCAAGGACATAACCTACAGGATAACAAGTGCAGGAATCAGTATGGCTATCTGCATAACAGAAAATGGAGTCCCCGACTATTTCGATGAGGCAGAGGCACAACTCAAGGATACAAAACTTTTAAAAGCTTTCGTGGGTGATGGAGAACGTGAAGGATGGTTTAATCTACGTGAAGGAATTGAAAAAGCTTCACCAGAGTTTGAAAGACCTAAGGGGGATGCTGAAACAAAAGTTTCTGATGTTTCAATTGGGTTATTCTCATCAGGAACCACAGGACTCCCTAAAATGGTTAACCACAGTTATACCTATCCTCTTGGCCACATAATCACGGCAAAGTATTGGCAAAATGTTTTAGAGGATGGATTGCACTACACGATTGCAGACACTGGATGGGGTAAGGCCCTGTGGGGTCAGATATATGGGCAGTGGATTGCAGGAAGTGCCGTATTTATATACGATTATGACAGATTCGACGCAGCCCATGTCCTGGATAAAGCATCAAAACATGGAGTTACAACCTTCTGTGCACCTCCAACAATCTATAGATTCCTCATAAAAGAAGATCTTTCCAAATATGATTTTTCAAATCTTCAATACGTGGTTACAGCCGGTGAACCATTGAATCCGGAGGTTTACAACAAATTCTATGAGTTCACAGGTTTAAAATTGAGAGAAGGCTTCGGACAGACTGAAACCGTTGCATCTGTTGCTAACTTCCCATGGATCAAACCTAAACCTGGATCAATGGGAAAACCATCTCCAGGATATGATGTTATGCTTCTTGACAAAGAGGGAAAACCCTGTGATGTTGGAGAAGAAGGGGAGATATGTTTCAGAATCCATAAAAGGCCAATAGGACTTTTCACAGGTTACTACCGCAAACCTGAGAAAACGAGGGAAGCATGCCACGGAGGTTACTACCACACAGGAGACACGGCCTGGAAGGATGAAGATGGCTACCTCTGGTTTGTGGGACGTAACGATGACATAATCAAAAGTTCAGGCTACAGGATAGGGCCTTTCGAAGTTGAGAGCGCCGTAATATCCCATCCTTCAGTTCTTGAATGTGCAATAACGGGTGTACCCCACCCCATAAGGGGGCAGGTGATAAAGGCAACCATAGTACTTGCCAAGGGTTATAAACCTTCAGAAGAACTTAAAAAGGATATACAAAACCATGTTAAAGGTGTAACAGCTCCTTATAAGTATCCACGTGTTGTTGAATTTGTTGAAGAGCTTCCAAAAACCATAAGTGGTAAAATAAAACGTGTGGAAATAAGGGAAAAAGATTTGGGAAATGTATCTGGTGGTTCAGAAACCTAGAAACGTCAGTTAAGGGTTAGCTGGGTAAAATCATTATAATTTTTATTATTATTACTCATTTAAACAAAATATTTACTGAAATTAAATTTAGGATAATTTTAAATGAAATTAATTAAACATTATTTAAACCGATTAAGAAGAATTAAAGTGATTATAAATCGTTTATTTAACGACTTAAACTTGATTATAAACAATTAGAAGTTTGATATCATGTCTGAAAAGATTCAAAAAAAGGAGCCGTATCCAGTGATCAACACTCTGGAATGTAAAGCATGTGGAAGATGTGTTTTAGCATGTAGAAAGGGTGTTTTAAAGTTAAGTGATGATACAAACGAAAGAGGATATCGTTACGTAGTTTACAAGGGTGAAGGATGCTCAGGATGTGGTGATTGTTACTACACCTGCCCTGAACCACTTGCAATAGAGATTCATATACCCAAAAAAGATAAAAAAAATGAAGGGGAGAAGAAACAATGGCCACGCAGCTCATTAAGGGAAATACAGCCGTTATAATAGGTGCAATGTACGCAGGATGTGATTGCTACTTTGGATACCCAATAACACCGGCCACAGAAATTCTTCACGAAGCTTCAAAGTACTTCCCAATGGTTGGAAGGAAGTTCGTTCAGGCGGAATCAGAGGAAGCTGCCATAAACATGGTTTATGGGGGAGCATCAACAGGGCACCGTGTTATGACAGCATCATCAGGTCCAGGTATAAGTCTGAAACAGGAAGGAATATCTTTCCTTGCAGGGGCAGAACTTCCATGTGTCATAGTGGATATTGTAAGGGCAGGTCCGGGTTTAGGGAACATAGGGCCTGAACAAGGTGACTACAACCAGATAGTTAAAGGTGGTGGCCATGGAAACTACAAAAACATAGTTCTTGCCCCCAACTCTGTCCAGGAAATGTGTGACTTCACAGCCAAGGCATTTGAACTGGCAGAAAAATACCGGAACCCTGTTATAGTGCTAGCAGATGGAGTCCTCGGTCAGATGGTAGAACCTCTACACTTCCCTGAAACTGCGTTCCAGCCTAAAATTGATACGTCATGGGCTGTCTGCGGGAACGCCGAAACAAAGAAAAACTTGGTAACATCAATATTTCTTAACTTCGACCAGCTCGAGGATTTCAATTACAGGATCCAGGAAAAATATGCTGTAATGGAGGAAAATGAAGTAAGATTTGAGGAGTATCAGATGGAAGATGCTGAGATCATTCTTGTGGCCTATGGAATAAGCAGCAGAATTGCAAGGGCTGCAGTTGAATCTGCCCGTGCTGAGGGGATAAAAGTCGGGCTTTTCAGACCCCAAACCCTCTTCCCCTTCCCAAAAAATGAGCTTAAAAAAATAGCAGAAGAACGGGAATGCAAATTCCTGTCAGTTGAAATGAGCAACGGCCAGATGCGTGATGATATAAGACTTGCAATAGAATGCAAGCGCCCTGTGGAACTTGTAAACCGGATGGGTGGAAACCTCATGGACAGGGACAGTATCATGAGTAAGATAAAGGAAATCGCTGGTAAAAAAGTTGAAGGCAAATTTGAGGGAATTGGGAAAATAGATAAGATTGACCCAGATAAAGCAATTGGAGATAAAATTGATGGAAATGGAGGAGGTGACTAACATGGCAGATAGGATCGTTGAAGATAACGTTATCGAGGAAAACGTCGAAAAAGTCATAGAAAAACCCAAATCAATGCTCAATGAATTTCCCCGCAAAGGTGGAAGCGCACCTACAGCAACCCATTACTGTCCTGGCTGTGGCCATGGAATCCTTCACAAACTCATAGGGGAATCTCTAGACGAACTTGAAATCCAGGATCGAACCATACTAACAAGTCCTGTGGGCTGTGCAGTATTTGCATACTATTACTTTGACTGTGGAAACGTTCAGACAGCACATGGAAGGGCCCCAGCAGTTGGAACAGGAATGTCAAGGGCTGAAGACAACTCTGTTGTCATACTCTATCAGGGAGATGGGGATCTAGCTTCGATAGGTCTTAACGAAACGATTCAGGCAGCAAACCGAGGGGAAAAAATGGCGGTTTTCTTCGTGAACAATACTGTTTATGGGATGACTGGAGGTCAAATGGCCCCTACAACACTTATAGGTGAAAAAACAGTTACATGTCAGAACGGCCGTGACCCGCGCTTTGCAGGGTATCCTCTTCATATGTGTGAGCTTCTCAACAACCTCAGAGCCCCTGTGTTCATTGAAAGGGTTTCACTTTCAGACCCATCTCACATAAGAAAAGCTAAAAAAACTGTTAAAAAAGCTTTGGAAGTACAGAGGGATGGTAAGGGATACGCTTTTGTTGAGGTTTTATCACCATGCCCAACAAACCTTAAACAAGATGCAGAAGGTACAGAAAAGTTTCTAAATGAACAGATGGAAGTAGAATTCCCCCTTGCAAATTTCAGGGATAAAATCAAGGAAACTGAACCATTATGCAGGGATAAAAGTGATTTCTCCAAGGAATCGCTTGATAAAATATTTGATGTTGAAAGCGAAAGCGCAATGGAAGCAATTGATGATCCGGACTTTGAAACAAAGGTTGTTAAAATTTCAGGGTTTGGAGGCCAGGGAGTTCTTAGCATGGGCCTCATAATTGCCCAGGCAGCATGTAACGCCCAGCGTCATGTTTCATGGTACCCATCCTACGGACCAGAACAGCGTGGTGGAACATCTAATTGTACAGTAGTTATATCTGGAGAAACAATAGGTTCACCTGTTGTTTACAAT
Proteins encoded:
- the afpA gene encoding archaeoflavoprotein AfpA, with the protein product MIKKGKRRKIAWGITGSGEKLVETVEIMEKMKEKYKKEFDVRVFVSKAGDQVLKYYNLSNTLETIFDKTWTEINANAPFLAGQIQLGSFEFLLLAPATSNTVAKISLRIADTLLTNAAIMGQKTSTPIYIMPTDFREGTVTTKLPNGRDLDLKITRADAEHVEKLAGMENTFVFEYPDDIPIIFKKYSV
- a CDS encoding adenosine-specific kinase — translated: MDLEIKIVKLEVPDDCNIILGQSHFIKTVEDLYEAIFNTVPQAEFGIAFGEASGDCLVRCAGNNKELVKIASNKMLEIGCGHSFLIYLKNAFPINVTQRIKSVPEVVNLFCATSNPVEVLIVETEQGRGIIGVVDGFIPKGIETEEDVNQRKAFLRSIGYKF
- a CDS encoding PAS domain S-box protein, whose amino-acid sequence is MNIYAVISLLASVICIFLGNFIYYKNPKSQLNKLIAILCIFVGFLAFTEFGYRQAENASTAYFWLKLSTLWPFVPALLLHIALIFTEKRDFLKSKMIYLVYLPAIILSGLGLTTDLIINGALREYWGWTYTVPFDPTLFGIMSLWSMFGGFTAAALFFLYYSKTTKPMEKKQTKYIFIGLYIPLIISLISDLIFPLVSIRVPELTMTSITIGLLFIAYGIYKYHFPILTPAMAADKIIATMSNFLIILNPKKRIVTVNNASLKLLGYSEEKIKGKPLQFIFKDEKTLDKILKNLNEDQMENGDVKTFETKLKAKNNKIIPVLLSVSGIKIIDDEPLGIVCIGSDLTEKKNMMTALHKTEELYKTLVKTDPDSVVTTDMAGKITYLSPRALEMHEYETPDELLGKNILELITPEDHQKAGLDMQKTIQRGILRNLEYIMKKKDGKQFIGELNATLIKNIDGEPFAFLTTTRDITHHKKTEAQIKASLEEKDVLLKEIHHRVKNNLQIVSSLLNLQSGYIEDKEAQNVFKESQNRVKSMAMIHEKLYQSENFARINFGDYIKNLASGLFSSYGVNITVIKLKINVDSILLDINTAIPCGLILNELVTNSVKHAFPKGMHGEIEIGFFRNNNDENVLTVIDTGIGFPEDMDFRNTDTLGMRLITSLTDQIDGELELITEGRTEFRITFT
- a CDS encoding helix-turn-helix domain-containing protein; amino-acid sequence: MKEKMREIALRISELRELSEIGAEEMAQYLNIPIETYKQYEDGIYDIPASILYEIAHKLNVDMGLLLTGEETRMHIFTVTRKGKGVKVDRRKQYKYENLAEKFIHKKAEPFVVTVEPRADGSKPSTNSHPGQEFNYVIMGSLKLYIHENEIILEKGDSVFFDSTYEHAMEALNNKTAKFLAIVM
- a CDS encoding AMP-binding protein encodes the protein MSHLLNKFVPKTEFESYKDFKENFRIEFPENFNFAFDVVDEYASKYPEKVGLVWCDDDQEKIFTFRDLKNYSNKTANFLRQCGVEKGDRVILTLKSRYEFWFCLLALHKLGAIAIPATHMLKTKDITYRITSAGISMAICITENGVPDYFDEAEAQLKDTKLLKAFVGDGEREGWFNLREGIEKASPEFERPKGDAETKVSDVSIGLFSSGTTGLPKMVNHSYTYPLGHIITAKYWQNVLEDGLHYTIADTGWGKALWGQIYGQWIAGSAVFIYDYDRFDAAHVLDKASKHGVTTFCAPPTIYRFLIKEDLSKYDFSNLQYVVTAGEPLNPEVYNKFYEFTGLKLREGFGQTETVASVANFPWIKPKPGSMGKPSPGYDVMLLDKEGKPCDVGEEGEICFRIHKRPIGLFTGYYRKPEKTREACHGGYYHTGDTAWKDEDGYLWFVGRNDDIIKSSGYRIGPFEVESAVISHPSVLECAITGVPHPIRGQVIKATIVLAKGYKPSEELKKDIQNHVKGVTAPYKYPRVVEFVEELPKTISGKIKRVEIREKDLGNVSGGSET
- a CDS encoding 4Fe-4S dicluster domain-containing protein gives rise to the protein MSEKIQKKEPYPVINTLECKACGRCVLACRKGVLKLSDDTNERGYRYVVYKGEGCSGCGDCYYTCPEPLAIEIHIPKKDKKNEGEKKQWPRSSLREIQPL
- a CDS encoding 3-methyl-2-oxobutanoate dehydrogenase subunit VorB is translated as MATQLIKGNTAVIIGAMYAGCDCYFGYPITPATEILHEASKYFPMVGRKFVQAESEEAAINMVYGGASTGHRVMTASSGPGISLKQEGISFLAGAELPCVIVDIVRAGPGLGNIGPEQGDYNQIVKGGGHGNYKNIVLAPNSVQEMCDFTAKAFELAEKYRNPVIVLADGVLGQMVEPLHFPETAFQPKIDTSWAVCGNAETKKNLVTSIFLNFDQLEDFNYRIQEKYAVMEENEVRFEEYQMEDAEIILVAYGISSRIARAAVESARAEGIKVGLFRPQTLFPFPKNELKKIAEERECKFLSVEMSNGQMRDDIRLAIECKRPVELVNRMGGNLMDRDSIMSKIKEIAGKKVEGKFEGIGKIDKIDPDKAIGDKIDGNGGGD
- a CDS encoding 2-oxoacid:acceptor oxidoreductase family protein; this translates as MADRIVEDNVIEENVEKVIEKPKSMLNEFPRKGGSAPTATHYCPGCGHGILHKLIGESLDELEIQDRTILTSPVGCAVFAYYYFDCGNVQTAHGRAPAVGTGMSRAEDNSVVILYQGDGDLASIGLNETIQAANRGEKMAVFFVNNTVYGMTGGQMAPTTLIGEKTVTCQNGRDPRFAGYPLHMCELLNNLRAPVFIERVSLSDPSHIRKAKKTVKKALEVQRDGKGYAFVEVLSPCPTNLKQDAEGTEKFLNEQMEVEFPLANFRDKIKETEPLCRDKSDFSKESLDKIFDVESESAMEAIDDPDFETKVVKISGFGGQGVLSMGLIIAQAACNAQRHVSWYPSYGPEQRGGTSNCTVVISGETIGSPVVYNYDVLVALNKPSLEKFADRVKKDGVILYDVEIGEFEAPEGVRTIPVPALEIAKEHGVPKAANTAMLGVLMAIASTDLSDDDFKHAVKHTFAKKPKLVPTNIEILEAGAGWANKNLK